Part of the bacterium genome is shown below.
GGACGGATGGGAAATCCGGGCGCGGAAGTTTACCTTTGTTCCCCGGCAGTTGCTGCCGCGAGCGCTTTAACCGGATTTATTACCGATCCGAGAAATGGAGAAGAATTATGAAAGTAGTCATTAAACTCGGCGATGATGTGTCGACGGACGCCATTTATCCGGGCCGCTTTATGGCAACCGTTTTACCTAATGAAACGCCGCAATTTGCATTTGCCGACCATTCGGATTTTAATTCCAAACTTAAGCGGAACGAGATACCTGCGGGCAGCATCCTGATCGCCGGAAAAAATTTCGGC
Proteins encoded:
- a CDS encoding 3-isopropylmalate dehydratase gives rise to the protein MKVVIKLGDDVSTDAIYPGRFMATVLPNETPQFAFADHSDFNSKLKRNEIPAGSILIAGKNFGCGSSREQAASCLRGYELAVIARSFGRIFLQNAINLGLRVIV